In one Streptomyces venezuelae genomic region, the following are encoded:
- a CDS encoding chorismate-binding protein — protein sequence MARFGGLVATGLRDVTSDPAALDSTGFWAVSADFEGGTVCARFDDVREQAVPAPVPGGWHGPAAGDWTSSLDRAAYTEGVRRVRAHIAAGEVYQANLCRVLSAPVPADADVDALTALLARGNPAPYAGTIRLPEHGVELATASPELFLRRDGRRVESGPIKGTGRTEADLLEKDYAENVMIVDLVRNDLGRVCATGSVTVPELCVVEKHPGLVHLVSTVAGELPPGAGWPELFDAAFPPGSVTGAPKSSALRIIDELETAPRGPYCGGIGWVDADRGRGELAVGIRTFWIDRGEGVLRFGTGAGITWGSDPEGEWRETELKAARLLAVASGTYEASGGDPT from the coding sequence ATGGCGCGCTTCGGCGGCCTCGTGGCCACCGGGCTACGCGATGTGACCAGCGATCCCGCGGCCCTGGACTCCACCGGCTTCTGGGCGGTGTCCGCGGATTTCGAGGGCGGCACGGTCTGCGCCCGCTTCGACGACGTGCGCGAGCAGGCCGTGCCCGCCCCCGTCCCCGGCGGCTGGCACGGTCCCGCCGCCGGGGACTGGACGTCGTCCCTCGACCGGGCCGCGTACACGGAAGGCGTGCGGCGGGTCCGCGCCCACATAGCCGCCGGCGAGGTCTACCAGGCCAACCTCTGCCGCGTCCTGTCCGCGCCCGTCCCCGCCGACGCCGACGTGGACGCCCTGACCGCCCTCCTCGCGCGCGGGAACCCCGCCCCGTACGCGGGAACGATCCGGCTGCCCGAGCACGGCGTGGAGCTCGCCACCGCCTCTCCCGAGCTGTTCCTGCGCCGCGACGGGCGCCGCGTGGAGTCGGGCCCCATTAAGGGCACGGGCCGTACCGAGGCGGACCTCCTGGAGAAGGACTACGCGGAGAACGTCATGATCGTGGACCTCGTCCGCAACGACCTCGGACGCGTCTGCGCCACCGGCTCCGTCACCGTCCCCGAGCTCTGCGTGGTCGAGAAGCACCCCGGGCTCGTCCACCTCGTCTCCACCGTCGCCGGCGAGCTGCCCCCCGGGGCGGGCTGGCCGGAGCTGTTCGACGCGGCGTTCCCGCCGGGCTCCGTCACCGGCGCCCCCAAGTCCAGCGCCCTGCGGATCATCGACGAGCTGGAGACGGCGCCGCGCGGCCCGTACTGCGGCGGCATCGGCTGGGTCGACGCCGACCGGGGGAGGGGAGAGCTCGCCGTAGGGATCCGTACCTTCTGGATCGACCGGGGCGAGGGGGTCCTGCGCTTCGGGACCGGAGCGGGCATCACCTGGGGCTCGGACCCCGAGGGGGAGTGGCGGGAGACCGAGCTGAAGGCCGCGCGACTGCTGGCGGTAGCGTCGGGGACGTACGAAGCGAGCGGAGGAGACCCCACGTGA
- a CDS encoding aminotransferase class IV encodes MKIWLNGGLQDLDDARVSVLDHGLTVGDGIFETVKSAEGRPFALTRHLARLAQSARGLGLPEPDLDEVRDACAAVLDANPLPLGRLRITYTGGLSPLGSDRGDQGTTLVVALGEAKRRPDTTAVITVPWTRNERGALTGLKTTSYAENVVALARAHEHGATEALFANTVGQLCEGTGSNVFVVLDGEIHTPPVASGCLAGITRALAVEWTGARESDLPLDVLDRADEVFLTSTLRDVQSVHRVDERELPAAPGPVTAKAMRIFDERAADDLDP; translated from the coding sequence GTGAAGATCTGGCTCAATGGCGGGCTGCAGGACCTCGACGACGCCCGCGTCTCCGTGCTCGACCACGGGCTGACGGTGGGCGACGGCATCTTCGAGACGGTGAAGTCGGCCGAGGGCCGCCCCTTCGCCCTGACCCGCCACCTGGCCAGGCTCGCGCAGTCGGCGCGCGGCCTCGGACTGCCCGAGCCGGACCTCGACGAGGTGCGCGACGCCTGCGCCGCCGTCCTCGACGCCAACCCGCTCCCGCTGGGCCGGCTCAGGATCACCTATACCGGCGGCCTCTCGCCGCTCGGCTCCGACCGCGGCGACCAGGGCACCACGCTCGTCGTCGCCCTCGGCGAGGCCAAGCGACGCCCTGACACCACCGCGGTGATCACCGTGCCCTGGACCCGCAACGAACGCGGCGCCCTGACCGGTCTGAAGACCACCTCGTACGCGGAGAACGTCGTGGCCCTGGCCCGCGCGCACGAACACGGCGCCACGGAAGCCCTCTTCGCCAACACCGTCGGACAGCTCTGCGAGGGCACGGGGTCCAACGTCTTCGTCGTGCTCGACGGCGAGATCCACACCCCGCCGGTCGCCTCCGGCTGCCTCGCGGGCATCACGCGCGCGCTGGCCGTCGAGTGGACGGGCGCACGCGAGAGTGACCTGCCCCTGGACGTCCTGGACCGCGCGGACGAGGTCTTCCTCACGTCGACCCTGCGCGACGTCCAGAGCGTCCACCGCGTCGACGAGCGCGAACTGCCCGCCGCGCCGGGCCCGGTGACCGCCAAGGCGATGCGGATCTTCGACGAGCGGGCCGCCGACGACCTGGATCCCTGA
- a CDS encoding SsgA family sporulation/cell division regulator, producing MNTTVSCELHLRLVVSSESSLPVPAGLRYDTADPYAVHATFHTGAEETVEWVFARDLLAEGLHRPTGTGDVRVWPSRSHGQGVVCIALSSPEGEALLEAPARALESFLKRTDAAVPPGTEHRHFDLDTELSHILAES from the coding sequence ATGAACACCACGGTCAGCTGCGAGCTGCACCTGCGCCTCGTTGTGTCGAGCGAGTCCTCACTGCCTGTTCCCGCAGGACTGCGGTATGACACGGCCGATCCCTATGCCGTGCACGCCACCTTCCACACCGGAGCCGAGGAAACCGTCGAGTGGGTGTTCGCCCGCGACCTCCTCGCCGAGGGCCTGCACCGGCCCACCGGTACCGGCGACGTCCGAGTCTGGCCGTCCCGGAGCCACGGTCAGGGCGTCGTCTGCATCGCCCTGAGCTCCCCGGAGGGCGAGGCTCTGCTCGAGGCCCCGGCGCGGGCCCTGGAATCCTTCCTGAAGCGAACGGACGCAGCCGTGCCACCCGGTACGGAACACCGCCACTTCGACCTCGACACCGAGCTCTCCCACATCCTGGCCGAGAGCTGA
- a CDS encoding DsbA family protein — translation MSDSPADRPARPVVIDVWCELQCPDCRTALDDVRALRARYGDRVELRLRHFPLEKHKHSFAAAQAAEEAFEQGKGWPYVEAALAGVEDLDRKGEAHLVDTARELGLDAEEFDTALIDGRHILIVDADQAEGKAIGVTGTPTYVVGGERLDGGKSQEGLRERVEEITDRLLAADASS, via the coding sequence ATGAGCGACTCCCCTGCCGACCGCCCCGCCCGTCCCGTCGTCATCGACGTCTGGTGCGAGCTGCAGTGCCCCGACTGCCGCACCGCCCTCGACGACGTGCGCGCCCTGCGCGCCCGCTACGGCGACCGGGTCGAGCTGCGCCTGCGGCACTTCCCCCTCGAGAAGCACAAGCACTCCTTCGCCGCCGCCCAGGCCGCCGAGGAGGCCTTCGAGCAGGGCAAGGGGTGGCCGTACGTGGAGGCCGCGCTCGCCGGGGTCGAGGACCTCGACCGCAAGGGCGAGGCCCACCTGGTGGACACCGCCCGCGAACTCGGTCTGGACGCGGAGGAGTTCGACACCGCCCTCATCGACGGACGGCACATCCTGATCGTCGACGCCGACCAGGCCGAGGGCAAGGCCATCGGCGTCACCGGCACGCCCACGTACGTCGTCGGCGGCGAGCGCCTGGACGGCGGCAAGAGCCAGGAGGGCCTGCGCGAGCGCGTCGAGGAGATCACCGACCGCCTCCTCGCGGCGGACGCCTCCTCCTGA
- a CDS encoding GNAT family N-acetyltransferase, giving the protein MTTTLRPTGPLQQGADGAKARTYDVCVNSRPVGSIGLATHEVFGPRVCRLHDLRIAEPDRRRGRGTVAALAAEEVARGWGCARIETTVPADAAAALRLVTALGYVERSRRLTKPLTGPLPELPAGTEGRPMTEAEAGPWLVRAKELYASTWTDRGLPEDEARAKAEADHARALPRGLATPDTWLSVLTHHGTQVGTLWLSVADGDAFVYDVAVDAEHRGHGHGRSLMHLAEAQGRAAGRDRIGLNVLSDNTPALNLYASLGYEPASYYFCKPLI; this is encoded by the coding sequence ATGACCACGACCCTGCGGCCGACCGGGCCGCTTCAGCAGGGCGCCGACGGCGCCAAGGCGCGTACGTACGACGTCTGCGTCAACAGCCGTCCCGTGGGGTCCATAGGCCTCGCCACCCACGAGGTCTTCGGCCCCCGCGTCTGCCGCCTCCACGACCTGCGGATCGCGGAGCCGGACCGCAGGCGCGGCCGCGGCACGGTCGCGGCGCTGGCCGCCGAGGAGGTGGCGCGCGGCTGGGGATGCGCGCGCATCGAGACGACCGTCCCCGCCGACGCGGCGGCCGCGCTGCGGCTCGTCACGGCGCTCGGTTACGTGGAGCGCAGCCGCCGCCTGACGAAGCCGCTGACGGGCCCGTTGCCCGAGCTGCCCGCGGGTACGGAGGGGCGGCCGATGACGGAGGCCGAGGCGGGGCCGTGGCTGGTGCGCGCCAAGGAGCTCTACGCGAGCACCTGGACGGACCGCGGCCTGCCCGAGGACGAGGCGCGCGCGAAGGCCGAGGCCGACCATGCCCGTGCCCTCCCGCGCGGCCTCGCGACGCCCGACACATGGCTGAGCGTCCTCACGCACCACGGCACCCAGGTGGGCACGCTGTGGCTGTCCGTGGCCGACGGCGACGCGTTCGTCTACGACGTCGCGGTCGACGCCGAGCACCGCGGGCACGGGCACGGGCGGTCCCTCATGCACCTGGCGGAGGCACAGGGCCGCGCGGCGGGCCGCGACCGCATCGGCCTCAACGTCCTCTCCGACAACACTCCGGCCCTGAACCTGTACGCGTCGCTCGGCTACGAACCGGCGTCGTACTACTTCTGCAAACCCCTCATCTAG
- a CDS encoding zf-TFIIB domain-containing protein, which yields MQCPKCHAPMHTYNRNGVQIEQCNGCRGIFLDYGELESLTRLEAQWGQQPPPPPAPPAAPQGYPAAQAPAWGAPHGGHGGHGGHYGHKRHKSFGHMLFSS from the coding sequence ATGCAGTGCCCCAAGTGTCACGCACCGATGCACACGTACAACCGCAATGGCGTCCAGATCGAGCAGTGCAACGGCTGCCGCGGGATATTCCTGGACTACGGCGAGCTGGAGTCCCTGACCCGTCTGGAGGCCCAGTGGGGCCAGCAGCCTCCGCCGCCGCCCGCCCCGCCGGCCGCCCCCCAGGGCTACCCTGCCGCCCAGGCCCCCGCCTGGGGCGCCCCGCACGGCGGTCACGGTGGCCACGGCGGTCACTACGGCCACAAGCGGCACAAGAGCTTCGGGCACATGCTCTTCTCCTCCTGA
- a CDS encoding phosphotransferase family protein, translating to METDPADLAVRMDVAARMPGVLLAPSAPRAARLHGRLVTFWPHGTPVDRDDPDSAPWEATGALLARLHAAPLPRLLPPMRGPAKAARAVARLRAAGPHPAAPPVLRAWAALPSWARGEAPAPGPRALCHGDLHLGQLVRGPGGRWLLIDVDDLGAGDPAWDLARPAAWFACGLLSPGEWTRFLDAYRGAGGPAVPGNGADPWPALDIPARALTVQTAALAITKAVAADRAPDEVEQALVDACARMSGVEARPPELAPDATK from the coding sequence GTGGAGACCGATCCCGCGGACCTCGCCGTGCGGATGGACGTGGCCGCCCGGATGCCCGGTGTGCTGCTCGCTCCCTCCGCGCCCCGCGCGGCCCGTCTGCACGGGCGGCTCGTCACCTTCTGGCCCCACGGCACCCCCGTCGACCGCGACGACCCCGACTCCGCCCCCTGGGAAGCCACCGGCGCTCTCCTCGCCCGGCTCCACGCGGCACCGCTGCCGCGCCTGCTCCCGCCCATGCGCGGACCCGCCAAGGCGGCCCGTGCCGTGGCGCGGCTGCGCGCCGCCGGACCGCATCCCGCCGCGCCCCCGGTGCTGCGCGCCTGGGCGGCCCTGCCGTCCTGGGCCCGCGGCGAGGCACCCGCCCCCGGCCCCCGCGCCCTCTGCCACGGCGACCTCCACCTGGGACAGCTCGTGCGCGGTCCCGGCGGGCGCTGGCTGCTCATCGACGTGGACGACCTCGGGGCGGGCGACCCCGCGTGGGACCTGGCCCGCCCCGCCGCCTGGTTCGCGTGCGGGCTGCTCTCCCCGGGGGAGTGGACCCGCTTCCTGGACGCCTACCGGGGTGCCGGCGGCCCGGCCGTCCCCGGCAACGGCGCCGACCCCTGGCCCGCCCTGGACATCCCCGCCCGCGCCCTGACCGTGCAGACCGCGGCACTCGCGATCACCAAGGCCGTCGCGGCCGACCGCGCCCCGGACGAAGTCGAACAGGCCCTGGTGGACGCCTGTGCGCGGATGAGTGGAGTCGAGGCCCGCCCGCCGGAGTTGGCGCCGGACGCCACGAAGTAG
- a CDS encoding SRPBCC family protein: MDWCHYRFRSVWELPGKPARVFAALEQPEDYPLWWPQVREVTPLDDRSGIVRFRSFLPYDLVVTARERRNDPAAGVLEIAMSGDLDGWARWRLTPNAAGTLARYDQEVEVRKALMRRLAVPGRPLFRLNHALMMRAGQRGLAARLRTV, translated from the coding sequence ATGGACTGGTGCCACTACCGCTTCCGCAGCGTCTGGGAACTTCCCGGAAAGCCCGCCCGCGTCTTCGCCGCCCTGGAACAGCCCGAGGACTATCCGCTGTGGTGGCCGCAGGTGCGTGAGGTGACTCCGCTCGACGACCGCAGCGGCATCGTCCGCTTCCGGTCCTTCTTGCCGTACGACCTGGTCGTCACCGCACGGGAGCGGCGCAACGACCCCGCGGCCGGAGTTCTGGAGATCGCGATGAGCGGGGACCTGGACGGCTGGGCGCGCTGGAGGCTCACCCCCAACGCCGCCGGGACACTGGCCCGCTACGACCAGGAGGTCGAGGTGCGCAAGGCGCTGATGCGACGCCTCGCCGTGCCCGGACGTCCGCTGTTCCGGCTCAATCACGCCCTGATGATGCGCGCCGGACAGCGCGGCCTCGCGGCTCGTCTGCGAACGGTCTGA
- a CDS encoding CGNR zinc finger domain-containing protein translates to MLITHDTRCSLDAVVDLVNTAPETNGTDGLANVAALGDFVQSHAVSDVGALSEGDLADVHRIRARFGEVFAHPEPQAASTILNDLIARAGTTPRLTDHDGYDWHIHYFAPGASVADHLAADCGMALAFFVVAGEQERLRRCEAPDCRHAFVDLSRNRSRRYCDSRTCGNRLHVAAYRARRKEASEQSVS, encoded by the coding sequence GTGCTGATCACCCACGACACCCGGTGTTCTCTCGACGCCGTGGTCGATCTGGTGAACACCGCACCGGAGACGAACGGCACGGACGGGCTCGCGAACGTGGCGGCGCTCGGCGATTTCGTACAGAGCCACGCCGTGAGCGACGTCGGGGCGCTTTCGGAGGGTGACCTCGCCGATGTGCACCGCATCCGCGCCCGCTTCGGCGAGGTCTTCGCGCACCCCGAACCGCAGGCCGCCTCCACGATCCTCAACGACCTGATCGCACGGGCCGGCACCACACCGCGCCTCACCGACCACGACGGCTACGACTGGCACATCCACTACTTCGCACCCGGCGCGTCCGTCGCGGACCACCTGGCGGCGGACTGCGGGATGGCCCTCGCGTTCTTCGTGGTCGCGGGCGAGCAGGAGCGGCTGCGGCGCTGCGAGGCACCGGACTGCCGGCACGCGTTCGTCGACCTCTCGCGCAACCGATCGCGCCGCTACTGCGACAGCCGCACCTGCGGCAACCGCCTGCACGTCGCCGCGTACCGCGCGCGCCGCAAGGAGGCCTCGGAGCAGAGCGTCTCCTAG
- a CDS encoding serine/threonine-protein kinase — protein sequence MDMAMMRLRREDPRVVGSFRLHRRLGAGGMGVVYLGSDRRGQRVALKVIRPDLAEDQEFRSRFAREVSAARRIRGGCTARLVAADLDADRPWFATQYVPGPSLHDKVAAEGPLSAADVAVVGSALAEGLVAVHEAGVVHRDLKPSNILLSPKGPRIIDFGIAWATGASTLTHVGTAVGSPGFLAPEQVRGAAVTPATDVFALGATLAYAGMADSPFGHGSSEVMLYRVVHEEAQLHGVPDALAPLIRACLAKDPEERPSTLQLSLRLKEIAAREAQGIGDVRPPAPRQDHDRPTGRLADGYLDERTQRRAAPGFTPPPRSGSSRTAAPRTGPSRTGSSRTGASRTGSSRTGASRPGASRSGSGSRPSGPRNTTRGGRPGPRTTGTGRRGPANPRLLRQRIFVFVVVTLLVALGIAAAQGCQGPARSLGDTGVHQQQPAQGGAVGPGPHGARG from the coding sequence ATGGACATGGCGATGATGCGGCTCCGGCGCGAGGACCCGCGTGTCGTCGGCTCGTTCAGGCTGCACAGGCGCCTGGGCGCCGGCGGCATGGGGGTCGTCTATTTGGGGTCGGACCGGCGGGGGCAGCGCGTCGCCCTCAAGGTGATCCGGCCCGACCTGGCGGAGGATCAGGAGTTCCGGTCGCGGTTCGCCCGCGAGGTCTCCGCCGCACGCAGGATCAGGGGCGGCTGCACCGCGCGGCTCGTCGCCGCCGACCTGGACGCCGACCGGCCGTGGTTCGCCACGCAGTACGTTCCCGGGCCCTCGCTGCACGACAAGGTCGCCGCCGAGGGCCCGCTCTCCGCGGCCGACGTGGCCGTGGTCGGTTCGGCGCTCGCCGAGGGACTCGTGGCCGTGCACGAGGCCGGTGTCGTGCACCGTGACCTCAAGCCGTCCAACATCCTGCTGTCCCCCAAGGGGCCGCGGATCATCGACTTCGGGATCGCGTGGGCCACCGGCGCCTCGACCCTGACGCATGTCGGCACCGCCGTGGGATCGCCCGGCTTCCTCGCTCCCGAGCAGGTGCGCGGCGCCGCCGTCACCCCCGCGACCGACGTCTTCGCGCTCGGCGCCACGCTGGCCTACGCGGGCATGGCGGACTCACCCTTCGGGCACGGCAGTTCCGAGGTCATGCTGTACCGGGTGGTCCACGAGGAGGCGCAGCTGCACGGCGTGCCCGACGCGCTCGCGCCGCTCATCAGGGCCTGCCTGGCGAAGGACCCGGAGGAACGCCCCAGCACGCTGCAGCTGTCGCTGCGGCTGAAGGAGATCGCCGCCCGCGAGGCGCAGGGGATCGGCGACGTCCGGCCGCCCGCGCCCCGCCAGGACCACGACCGGCCCACCGGCCGGCTCGCCGACGGCTACCTGGACGAGCGCACCCAGCGGCGTGCCGCCCCGGGCTTCACTCCCCCGCCGCGCTCCGGCTCGTCCCGGACGGCGGCGCCGCGGACCGGCCCTTCGCGTACCGGCTCGTCCCGGACGGGAGCCTCGCGCACCGGCTCGTCGCGGACCGGGGCCTCCCGCCCCGGCGCCTCGCGGTCCGGCTCGGGTTCCCGGCCCTCGGGGCCGCGCAACACGACGCGTGGCGGGCGTCCGGGTCCGCGCACCACGGGGACGGGCCGGAGGGGGCCCGCCAACCCGCGGCTGCTGCGACAGCGGATCTTCGTGTTCGTGGTCGTGACGCTGCTGGTGGCACTCGGCATCGCGGCGGCGCAGGGGTGCCAGGGGCCCGCGCGGAGCCTCGGCGACACGGGCGTGCACCAGCAGCAGCCCGCACAGGGCGGGGCGGTCGGTCCGGGACCGCACGGTGCCCGC
- a CDS encoding SCO7613 C-terminal domain-containing membrane protein: protein MTNIPPPAEELRVLDWELRQLEARRTQLLQRRAWLLGVLRAAGPAGPPPRPAGPPAPDATPPSVQNVLLALGGVLLTVAAIAFTVVSWGHLGIGGRSAVLGAVTLAALGTPAFLLRRSLRSTAEAVAGLGLALTVLDAYALRYLALLDVSAFGYAAATSAVLGAVWAGYGLLLRQLRLPVPVAVVTAQLPLILWAGAAHADAYVMTAALLGTAAFDTALALRAGIRSVRVVATAGACVLGLWGAASAGWLSVQASGPGGAARAGVLLLFAAGIALAAARWAKGAEVVSGAAGACGLLVVAASGGVLRAALPGAWTVPAYLVCGMVLLAVVRTSLPWTLRRGFLAASAVVQGLAVLWALPVAAIALLGPFGWGTRVWSGAPGDARDALLLELPLAHPLLAPPVLGAVAAALAVTAGPLGDSARRAARYAAPVLLWSAAVALPAALRLPYGAGVAAQLLSTAVLLGVAARATSAVPAVTASVLALVSSASVAFLSLATMAATVTTLGVLTALHLAACVRLARAGAPAPGTAALAACASVASATALVCASGAAWGLPPEYIGLLSLTVPALAAAAAARLGTHPLTPPVELMAAASGAVAVVLAAGDAPVLALVLAVCGVIASGTALRADRRAVGYAAGVLFVLASWVRLASWEVSTPEAYTLPATVPALLIGWLRRRRDPAASSWTAYGPGLAVTLLPSLAAAWSDVHWQRPLLLGTAALALTLAGAHYRLRAPLVLGGAVLTLDVLHELAPYIVQVVDALPRWLPPALAGLLLLAVGATYEQRLRDARRFRNVLNRMH, encoded by the coding sequence ATGACGAACATTCCGCCCCCTGCCGAGGAGCTCCGCGTCCTCGACTGGGAGTTGCGCCAACTGGAGGCGCGCAGGACGCAGTTGCTGCAGCGTCGGGCCTGGCTGCTCGGTGTCCTGCGTGCGGCGGGCCCGGCCGGGCCGCCCCCTCGTCCGGCCGGGCCGCCCGCCCCCGACGCCACGCCGCCGAGCGTGCAGAACGTCCTGCTCGCGCTGGGCGGGGTGCTCCTGACGGTCGCGGCGATCGCGTTCACGGTGGTGAGCTGGGGCCACTTGGGGATCGGCGGCCGCAGCGCGGTCCTCGGCGCGGTGACACTCGCGGCGCTCGGCACGCCCGCGTTCCTGCTGCGGCGCTCGCTGCGCTCGACGGCGGAGGCGGTGGCGGGCCTCGGTCTGGCGCTGACCGTCCTCGACGCGTACGCGCTGCGCTACCTCGCGCTCCTGGACGTGAGCGCCTTCGGTTACGCGGCCGCCACCTCGGCCGTCCTGGGCGCGGTCTGGGCGGGGTACGGGCTGCTGCTCCGGCAGCTGCGTCTGCCGGTGCCCGTAGCGGTGGTGACGGCGCAGCTCCCCCTGATCCTGTGGGCGGGCGCCGCGCACGCCGACGCGTATGTGATGACGGCGGCGCTGCTCGGGACGGCGGCCTTCGACACGGCGCTCGCGCTGCGGGCGGGGATTCGTTCCGTGCGGGTCGTCGCAACGGCCGGTGCATGCGTCCTGGGGCTGTGGGGTGCGGCGAGCGCCGGCTGGCTCTCCGTGCAGGCCTCGGGTCCGGGCGGGGCGGCTCGCGCGGGCGTGCTGCTGCTGTTCGCCGCGGGGATCGCGCTGGCGGCCGCGCGGTGGGCGAAGGGCGCCGAGGTGGTGAGCGGTGCGGCCGGTGCCTGCGGTCTGCTCGTGGTGGCCGCCTCGGGCGGGGTGCTGCGGGCGGCGCTGCCCGGGGCCTGGACGGTGCCGGCGTATCTGGTGTGCGGCATGGTGCTGTTGGCCGTCGTCCGCACCTCGCTGCCGTGGACGCTGCGGCGCGGGTTCCTCGCGGCGTCGGCCGTGGTGCAGGGGCTCGCGGTGCTGTGGGCGCTGCCGGTCGCGGCGATCGCCCTGCTCGGGCCGTTCGGCTGGGGGACCCGCGTCTGGTCGGGTGCGCCCGGTGACGCCCGGGACGCATTGCTGCTCGAACTGCCGCTCGCGCACCCGCTCCTGGCTCCGCCGGTGCTCGGCGCCGTCGCCGCCGCCCTCGCCGTGACGGCCGGGCCGCTGGGCGACTCGGCACGGCGGGCGGCGCGGTACGCGGCGCCGGTGCTCCTGTGGTCCGCGGCCGTGGCGCTGCCCGCCGCGCTCCGTCTTCCGTACGGGGCCGGGGTGGCGGCTCAGCTCCTGTCGACCGCCGTTCTCCTCGGCGTGGCCGCGCGTGCGACGTCGGCCGTTCCCGCGGTGACCGCTTCGGTGCTCGCCCTGGTGTCGTCGGCGAGCGTCGCGTTCCTGTCATTGGCCACCATGGCGGCCACGGTCACCACGCTCGGCGTGCTGACGGCGCTGCACCTCGCCGCCTGTGTGCGCCTGGCGCGGGCCGGGGCACCCGCTCCGGGCACCGCGGCGCTCGCCGCCTGCGCCTCCGTGGCCTCGGCCACCGCGCTGGTCTGCGCCTCGGGCGCCGCGTGGGGCCTGCCTCCCGAGTACATCGGGCTGCTCTCGCTGACGGTCCCGGCGCTCGCCGCGGCCGCCGCGGCCCGTCTCGGCACGCATCCCCTGACGCCGCCCGTGGAGCTCATGGCGGCCGCCTCCGGAGCCGTCGCGGTCGTCCTCGCCGCAGGGGACGCCCCCGTGCTGGCGCTGGTCCTGGCGGTCTGCGGGGTCATCGCGTCCGGCACCGCGCTGCGGGCGGACCGTCGTGCCGTCGGGTACGCGGCCGGGGTGCTGTTCGTCCTGGCGAGCTGGGTGCGCCTCGCGTCGTGGGAGGTGTCGACCCCGGAGGCATACACCTTGCCGGCGACCGTCCCCGCGCTGCTCATCGGATGGCTGCGGCGCCGCCGCGACCCGGCGGCCTCCTCCTGGACGGCCTACGGCCCGGGCCTCGCGGTGACACTGCTCCCGAGCCTCGCGGCCGCCTGGAGCGACGTGCACTGGCAGCGTCCGCTGCTGCTCGGCACGGCGGCCCTCGCCCTGACGCTGGCGGGCGCGCACTACCGGCTGCGCGCCCCGCTGGTCCTCGGCGGTGCGGTCCTCACCCTGGACGTGCTGCACGAACTCGCCCCCTACATCGTGCAGGTCGTGGACGCGCTGCCCCGCTGGCTGCCGCCCGCGCTCGCCGGTCTGCTGCTGCTCGCGGTCGGCGCCACGTACGAGCAACGCCTGCGCGACGCACGCCGGTTCCGGAATGTCCTGAACCGAATGCACTGA
- a CDS encoding TIGR02611 family protein codes for MNTGSNDSAGVTDPAAGAKSDPPLGSRAPQYVQSRRVLHLSWQVGVFIVGLAVVVAGIIMLPLPGPGWLVIFGGMAIWATEFVWAQLVLRWTKRKVTEAAQRALDPKVRRRNIILTTIGLVIVAVLVAVYVWKFGITMPWKIKE; via the coding sequence ATGAATACGGGGAGTAACGATTCGGCGGGGGTCACGGATCCGGCCGCCGGAGCCAAGTCCGACCCGCCGCTCGGCTCGCGGGCTCCGCAGTACGTCCAGTCCCGCCGGGTGCTGCACCTGAGCTGGCAGGTGGGCGTCTTCATCGTCGGTCTCGCGGTCGTCGTCGCGGGCATCATCATGCTGCCGCTGCCGGGCCCCGGCTGGCTGGTGATCTTCGGCGGCATGGCGATCTGGGCGACCGAGTTCGTCTGGGCCCAGCTGGTGCTCCGCTGGACGAAACGCAAGGTCACCGAGGCGGCACAGCGTGCACTCGACCCGAAGGTGCGCCGCCGCAACATCATCCTGACCACGATCGGCCTCGTGATCGTCGCGGTGCTCGTCGCCGTCTACGTGTGGAAGTTCGGCATCACGATGCCGTGGAAGATCAAGGAGTGA